One Brassica napus cultivar Da-Ae chromosome C4, Da-Ae, whole genome shotgun sequence genomic region harbors:
- the LOC106393986 gene encoding protein FAR1-RELATED SEQUENCE 5-like, which produces MYHTQQHGEEEDKLLMKCEEVQKRAFLYYMYMLEKTNPDTVTRVVVDEANKFKYAFFALGASIEGFSAMRKVLIVDATHLKNVYGGFLLVATAQDPDHHHYPIAFGVADGENNDSWMWFMEQLKSVISDVLGLVFLSDRNKSLIKAVGLVFPQAAHGHCIWHMSQNVKVHVRNNIDICAFKFTECAHAYTEAEFLNLYHAFRRKYPTAATYLDKNVEEKKWARCYFEGDRYNVDTINSVESFNGVIKDARKFTLLPIFDVIIAKMAEWFNKHRKEVAEIPPTLKLVPIVETETFKRCVDAGFLQVDELNNFHLEYSVKGSDGKVYTIDMAIDMAMLTCNCEQFDKDKYPCVHIVAAATFMTDKAGRKLHLSEYCSKYYWVEQWALAYHRTIYHVPHISDWVIPEEVRALKVLPPDYDVKKRRPQQTRFPSAGESRGRGRRGKGSARGTVRARG; this is translated from the coding sequence ATGTATCATACCCAACAGcatggagaggaagaagacaagctGCTAATGAAGTGCGAGGAAGTCCAGAAGAGAGCTTTTCTTTATTACATGTACATGCTCGAGAAGACAAATCCTGACACAGTAACTCGTGTGGTAGTGGATGAGGCCAACAAATTTAAGTATGCGTTTTTTGCCTTGGGAGCTAGCATAGAAGGGTTCAGCGCGATGAGGAAAGTCCTCATCGTGGATGCAACACACCTCAAGAATGTTTATGGTGGATTTCTACTTGTTGCGACTGCTCAGGATCCTGATCATCACCACTACCCAATTGCTTTCGGTGTTGCAGATGGTGAGAATAATGATAGTTGGATGTGGTTTATGGAACagttgaaatcagtgatatcCGATGTCCTGGGATTGGTCTTTCTTTCAGATAGAAACAAAAGCTTGATCAAAGCAGTAGGTCTAGTGTTCCCTCAGGCCGCTCATGGGCATTGTATATGGCATATGTCTCAAAATGTCAAAGTCCACGTCCGTAACAACATAGATATTTGTGCATTTAAGTTTACGGAGTGCGCACACGCTTATACAGAGGCTGAGTTCTTAAACCTTTATCATGCTTTTCGCAGAAAGTATCCTACTGCAGCGACGTATCTCGACAAAAAtgttgaagagaagaaatgggCTAGGTGTTACTTTGAAGGAGATAGGTACAATGTTGACACCATCAATTCAGTAGAATCTTTTAATGGTGTAATTAAGGACGCAAGAAAGTTCACCTTGCTACCAATATTTGATGTCATCATTGCAAAAATGGCTGAATGGTTTAACAAACATAGGAAGGAGGTAGCTGAAATACCACCCACACTGAAGCTTGTGCCTATTGTGGAAACGGAAACGTTCAAAAGATGTGTTGATGCAGGGTTTCTTCAGGTTGATGAGTTAAACAACTTCCATCTTGAGTACAGTGTAAAAGGGAGTGACGGGAAGGTTTATACAATTGATATGGCTATTGATATGGCTATGTTGACTTGCAACTGTGAGCAATTTGATAAAGACAAATACCCATGTGTTCATATTGTAGCTGCTGCCACATTCATGACTGATAAAGCGGGAAGGAAACTTCATCTATCTGAGTATTGTAGTAAGTACTATTGGGTTGAGCAATGGGCTTTGGCATATCACAGGACAATATATCATGTTCCTCATATTTCTGATTGGGTTATACCAGAAGAAGTTAGAGCACTGAAAGTACTTCCTCCGGATTATGATGTCAAGAAAAGAAGACCACAACAAACAAGGTTTCCATCAGCTGGAGAATCTcgtggaagaggaagaagaggcaAAGGTAGCGCAAGAGGCACAGTTAGAGCCAGAGGATGA
- the LOC106395399 gene encoding protein ENHANCED DISEASE RESISTANCE 2, translating to MEMPQIDGRMEGWLYTIRHNRFGLQFSRKRYFVLHDNNLTSFKSVPSDQNEEPDRRASLDCCIRVTDNGRESFHRKILFIFTLYNTSNHLDQLKLGASSPEEAAKWIRSLQDASQKKFPFPDCEFVSHAEKGLVKFNVSRRSRRKNSVDWTNYSSVNVETIAPDVIAPSPWKIFGCQNGLRLFKEAKDWDSRGRHWDDHPAIMAVGVIDGTSEDIFNTLMSLGPLRSEWDFCFYKGSVVEHLDGHTDIVNIQLYSDWLPWLMNRRDVLLRRYWRREEDGTYVILCHSVYHKKCPPTKGYVRACLKSGGYVVTPVNKGKQSLVKHMVAIDWRSWNLYMRPSSERSITIRVVERLAALREMFKAKQGHGFAEFVSGEFMQTKSSLSKINTLPFKKEAKRIDLELVKVEEMEKPSSARNSLMDLNDASDEFFDVPEPNESYEFDSLIENSPFSQGHSQLKLPSPSGIVKKLQDLANNKKGYMDLQEVGMDVNSTFIYGATLQQDPNLTMPCSWSIADPSTFLIRGDNYLNDQQKVKANGTMMQMVGADWISSDKREDDLGGRLGGLVQEFGAKGGPEFFFIVNMQVPGSAMISLALYYMLKTPLEEHPLLHSFVNGDDAYRNSRFKLIPHISKGSWIVKQSVGKKACLVGHALEVRYTRGKNYLELDIDVGSSTVARGVTNLVLGYLNNLVIEMAFLIQANTAEELPELLLGTCRLNYLDVSKSLKER from the exons AACAACCTTACAAGCTTTAAATCTGTACCATCTGATCAGaatgag GAACCTGATAGAAGAGCATCTCTTGACTGCTGTATTCGGGTTACAGACAATGGAAGAGAGAGTTTCCATAGAAAG ATCCTTTTCATATTTACGCTTTACAACACCTCAAACCATTTGGATCAATTAAAG CTGGGTGCAAGTAGTCCTGAAGAAGCAGCCAAATGGATCAGATCATTACAAGATGCTTCACAAAAG AAGTTTCCATTTCCGGATTGCGAATTTGTATCTCATGCTGAGAAAGGACTTGTGAAGTTTAATGTATCAAGGAGGTCACGGCGCAAAAACTCAGTTGACTGGACAAATTACTCATCGGTGAATGTTGAAACAATAGCACCTGATGTCATTGCTCCTTCGCCATGGAAAATTTTTGGATGCCAAAACG GTTTACGCCTTTTCAAAGAAGCTAAAGACTGGGATTCCCGCGGTCGG CATTGGGATGATCATCCTGCAATTATGGCAGTTGGTGTCATTGATGGTACTTCAGAAGATATTTTCAATACGTTAATGTCTCTTGGTCCTTTACGATCAGA ATGGGACTTCTGTTTCTACAAAGGAAGCGTGGTGGAGCATCTTGATGGACACACAGATATAGTTAATATCCAGTTGTACAGTGATTGGTTGCCATGGTTAATGAATCGAAGAGACGTGTTGCTACGACGCTACTGGAGAAGGGAAGAAGATGGAACCTACG TGATACTTTGCCACTCTGTTTATCACAAGAAGTGTCCACCAACTAAAGGATATGTTCGCGCTTGTCTCAAAA GTGGTGGTTATGTGGTAACTCCTGTAAACAAAGGGAAGCAATCACTAGTTAAGCATATGGTAGCCATTGATTGGAGAAGCTGGAACTTATACATGAGGCCATCTTCTGAAAGATCTATAACCATTCGTGTGGTTGAGAGACTTGCGGCCTTACGTGAAATGTTCAAAGCGAAACAAGGACACGGCTTCGCTGAGTTCGTATCAGGGGAGTTCATGCAAACCAAATCCTCCTTGTCTAAGATCAACACTTTACCCTTTAAAAAAGAAGCCAAAAGGATTGATCTGGAGCTTGTGAAAGTTGAGGAAATGGAGAAACCTTCTTCAGCACGCAACAGTTTGATGGACTTAAATGATGCTTCTGATGAATTTTTTGACGTTCCTGAGCCCAATGAGTCTTATGAGTTTGATAGCTTAATTGAGAACTCTCCCTTTTCACAAGGACACTCTCAA CTCAAGCTACCATCACCATCTGGTATTGTCAAGAAACTTCAAGATCTAGCCAATAATAAGAAAGGCTACATGGATTTACAAGAGGTCGGTATGGATGTAAATAGCACATTCATCTATGGAGCCACTCTCCAACAAGACCCAAATCTTACTATGCCTTGTAGTTGGTCTATCGCTGATCCATCCACATTCTTGATTCGTGGAGACAATTATTTAAATGACCAACAGAAG GTAAAGGCAAATGGCACAATGATGCAAATGGTTGGAGCAGACTGGATAAGTTCTGATAAGCGAGAAGATGATCTTGGTGGTCGACTAGGTGGTCTAGTTCAAGAATTTGGAGCGAAAGGCGGTCCAGAGTTTTTCTTCATTGTAAACATGCAG GTCCCTGGTTCAGCTATGATCAGTCTAGCATTGTACTATATGCTGAAAACTCCATTAGAAGAGCATCCTTTGTTACATAGTTTTGTGAACGGTGATGATGCTTATCGCAATTCGCGCTTTAAACTCATCCCTCACATCTCCAAAGGTTCGTGGATTGTAAAGCAGAGTGTTGGCAAGAAGGCTTGCTTGGTGGGTCACGCACTTGAAGTACGTTACACCCGTGGAAAGAATTACTTGGAg CTTGATATTGATGTTGGATCTTCAACTGTTGCAAGAGGTGTAACCAATCTTGTTCTTGGGTATCTTAACAACTTGGTTATAGAAATGGCCTTTTTGATACAG GCAAACACAGCAGAGGAACTACCAGAATTGCTACTAGGGACATGTCGGCTCAATTATCTCGATGTTTCAAAGTCTCTAAAAGAACGATGA